In Tachysurus vachellii isolate PV-2020 chromosome 1, HZAU_Pvac_v1, whole genome shotgun sequence, a genomic segment contains:
- the LOC132850375 gene encoding uncharacterized protein LOC132850375: MKSLLVQIDGMRFSTVFFFLVNFATVLNKKFRIFFIIFNKAGEIHRSSSTEIFCSYEGFPSIHPSIFYRLSGAGSRGQQSEQGHPDFPLPRHFLQLLRGNTEAFPGQPRDIVPPACPRSSPGPLPGWTCPEHLPREASRRHPEQMPEPPQLTPLDVEEQRLYSELLPSDRAPHPISKGAPSHPAEETHFGRLYPGSCPFGHDPKLMTIGKGRNVDRLVNRELRLAAQLFLHHNRPVYRPHHCRRYTDPPVDLPLHPSLTREQDPKILKLLHLRQELSTNPKGTSHPFPAENHGLGLGGADSHPCRFTLGCKPSQCTLKVLI, encoded by the coding sequence atgaagtcatTACTGGTACAAATAGATGGTATGCGCTTTTcgacagtgttttttttcctagttaattttgctacagtattaaataaaaaatttaggattttttttattatcttcaaTAAGGCTGGAGAAATACACCGATCTAGCAGCACTGAGATCttttgtagctatgaaggctttccatccatccatccatccatcttctaccgcttatccggggccgggtcgcgggggcagcagtctgagcagggacacccagacttccctctccccagacacttcctccagctcctccgggggaataccgaggcgttcccaggccagccgagagacatagtccctccagcgtgtcctaggtcttccccggggcctcttcccggttggacatgcccggaacacctccccagggaggcgtccaggaggcatccggaacagatgcccgagccacctcagctgactcctctcgatgtggaggagcagcggctctactctgagctcctcccgagtgaccgagctcctcaccctatctctaagggagcgcccagccaccctgcggaggaaactcatttcggccgcctgtatccgggatcttgtcctttcggtcatgacccaaagctcatgaccataggtaagggtaggaacgtagatcgactggtaaatagagagcttcgccttgcggctcagctctttcttcaccacaacagaccggtatatcgaccgcatcactgcagaagatacaccgatccgcctgtcgatctcccgctccatccttccctcactcgtgaacaagaccccaagatacttaaactcctccacttgaggcaggagctttccaccaacccgaaggggacaagccacccttttccggctgagaaccatggcctcggacttggaggtgctgattctcatccctgccgcttcacactcggctgcaaaccgtcccagtgcacgctgaaggtcctgatttga